The genomic window GCCCTTCACACATTAACGGAAAATGCGGCTGTGGCAAGGAAAACCCTGAAACTCTTTTCAAGCTTATCCGATGTTAAATTGCGACTTGAGGTCAAGCGCTCGATATTCCAGCGGGCAAATGATTATATCCTTTACATACCCCCTCAAACT from Actinomycetota bacterium includes these protein-coding regions:
- the whiA gene encoding DNA-binding protein WhiA, translating into MSFSTQVKNELARLQPNKGCCQRAELSAILRMDGTLHIQNGAFALHTLTENAAVARKTLKLFSSLSDVKLRLEVKRSIFQRANDYILYIPPQT